The sequence TCGAAGCTAAGTGGCCACTGGCCAACATATATGAATGGCgtgtatttcttttttcagcTAGAAAGTGAAACATCACATCGTTGCCAATGTTGCCACGTACCAAGGTCATATGGTTGTACGTGAAAGTGTCATTGATCAGATGGCACTAAAACAAGCGGGACGTGATCTTTATGCATACATTTTATATTGATGTATTTCCTCCTACATGCGTCTTtatttaataaatagaattaaGATCACtggtgacattttttttgggagtaaatgattttttttatacttttcACCTTCCCCTTTTTCATTGAATATGGCATTTTTATGTGCTAGTAGAACTTTATTAACTGATAATCAGTCCGTGATCAAATTGCACGggacattattatatatttgttattgtgaatattaaaattttaatcacaTGTTAATTAAATGTGTGGGTTAATTGTTGTTATCAATTTTAGTCTAAAAGGATGCTCATGTTAATTATAATTTGCTAAACAATATAGTAAACTTCATAATTTACCGCTACTATATAAAATGCAAACCAGTCACTTGTGCATCTCAATCTCACAAAACTTGAGATGCTTGATCTATCCTACAATGGGTTGGTTGGAAAATTTCCACAACAACTAGGAAGCATGACATCTCTCCAAGTCCTTGATGTTTCATACAACAATCTGAACAAGGACTTAGTGATGGCAGGAGAGCTGAACAATCTATGCAGTTTGGAAATACTAGATCTCACCAACAAGGAGATAACTGGAGATATGACAATGTTGATTGACGGTTTGTCGTCACAGTGTGCTGCAAGGAAAAAATTACTGGAGTTGCATTTGAGTTACAACAATTTCACTGGAGCCTTGCCAAATTCGATACGAAGATTCACGAGCTTGCGCATGCTTGACATCTCCTCTAACAACCTTATTGGAAGTATACCACCAGGGATTGGAGACTTGACGTCTTTAGTTAGCCTTGATCTCTCTTATAATGATATTTCTGGACATCTACCAACAGAGGTTATGCATTTGTTAAGCTTAGCCAGCCTTGACCTCTCCAGCAATCGCCTAAGTGGAAGCATACCTGCTGAGATTGGTGTGCTTACTAATCTGACTTCTTTGGTCCTACGCAATAACACTTTCAGTGGTGTTATCAGGGAAGAACACTTTGCAGGTCTGATAAGCTTGAAGAACATAGACCTGTCTTCCaattatttgaagttttcaaTGGATTCAGATTGGCTTCCACCCTTCAGGCTGGAGTCTGCATGGCTTGCATCTTGTCAAATTGGGCCTCTGTTTCCATCTTGGCTTCAGTGGCAGCACAAAATCATCGAATTTGATATTTCAAGCACAGGTCTAATGGGCAAGATTCCTGATTGGTTTTGGTCAACATTTTCCCAGGCCACATATCTGGACATGTCGCAAAATCAAATAAGTGGTAGCTTACCAGCGCATCTAGGTGACATGGCTTTTGAACAACTTTACCTCAGTTCAAACCAATTCACTGGACCAATACCTCCTTTTCCAAGAAAAATCAATGTGTTAGACATCTCCAACAATTCATTCTCAGGAACACTGCCGCCACATCTTGAAGCTCCAGAGCTTCAAACATTACTCATGTATTCAAACCGAATTGGTGGCAACATTCCGCAATCTATTTGCGAATTGCAACTGTTGGGAGATATAGATTTGTCAGGCAACCTTCTGGTGGGTGAAATCCCACAATGTTCTGAGATCAGCTACAATTTTCTCCTGCTAAGCAACAATACGTTATCAGGAAAATTCCCGGCTTTTTTGCAGAACTGCACAGGCCTGCAGTTTTTGGATCTTGCATGGAATAAGTTCTTTGGGAGCTTACCTGCGTGGATAGGAGACTTTAGAGATTTACAAATTCTACGACtaagtcataatacattttctgGGAGCATTCCAGCTGGAATTACAAATCTTTTGTCTCTCCAGTACTTGGACCTATCAGATAACAACATATCTGGTGCTATACCATGGCATCTATCTAACCTTACAGGCATGACAATGAAAGGCTTCCAGCCTTTTTCTGGTGCTAGTATGAGTTCTGGTTTGGTCACAGTCGAAGTAAGTGGTCAATTCGGAGaaatattattaatatctaCAAAAGGGAAACAACTTCCATATGGCGGGGGACTTCAATATTTTGTGGGCATTGATTTATCAACAAACTCATTGACAGGTGAAATTCCACCAAATATCACTTCTCTTGATGcattaataaatttaaatttatcttcAAACCAGTTGAGTGGAGAAATTCCCAACAAGATTGGTACCCTGCAGTCATTGGAATCTCTTGACCTCTCTAAGAACAAACTTTCTGGTGGAATCCCATCGAGCTTATCAAGTTTGGCATTCCTAAGCTACTTGAATTTGTCCTACAACAATTTATCTGGAATGATACCCTCAGGCCGCCAACTTGACACCCTCAGTGCAAATGATCCATCACTAATGTATATTGGAAATGAAGGACTTTGTGGACCTCCTCTTCAAAAGAACTGTTCAAGAAATTATACATTCATCCACAGCAGCAAGCAAGAATTCAAACCGATGacattttattttggtttcGGTATAGGACTTGTGGTAGGGATCTGGGTGGTATTTTGTGTCCTGCTGTTCAACAAGATATGGAGGATTGCTTATTTCCGGCTCTTTGACAAGCTGTATGATAGAGTTTACGAATTCTTGGTTGTAAGTTGGTCAAGCTTGGCAAGAGAAGCAGCTGAAGAATAAGTAAATGGTACTTTGAAGGCGGCAACGTCCAATGCCTTGGCAAAAGAACACAACGGGCATAGTTGTGTATTAACCTAGGTGAGAGGAAGATCTCAACAAGATACTAGTACGTGTTTAGCCGTGAGTGTTGTTTGTTCATCTAAATAAGGAGGAAGATGTTGTCTAATTCTGCTTATACATATTCCCTTTATATGCAATCATGAGGTTCTTTCATGGCATACATAATTCCATCATGTTTTCCTGCTTACTGTTGAGCATTTTGTGCTAGGTTATAAGATACTGGTAGACGATCATGCAAAATTTCCATGGTATGCTCTTTTagctaataataataaaaaattaataaatgacGATAAACAAAGTAGTTAGCCTAACAGAGGGCACTCGCTGAAATCACTTCAACAATACTATGAATAAAGGAAGAATTCGGCAACACATAGCTTGTGAATGTGCATATAGTGCAGTTTGTGCAAACAGGTGGGTGCCAATGCCAAGTGACCAGTTTTTGGATCCCAGACATTTTATGAGCATACGTAACATACCTGTGTCCATACCGTGCGCTGCCCGCGGCGCGGTGGCCTGGGCATTTCGCCGAGCAGTTGGCGTGCGGCCGCGCGTTgtcccactctctctctctctccatgtaCTTACAGTGCAGGGCGGCACCCGAATGAGAAAAGAGGAGGCTTTATCGATCGCGGGACACGCACGCAAgctgttggcggcggcggcggtgccggcgtTCTGCACCGGCGTAATTggagcccgtcgccgccggcggaggaccGGAGGTACGGCCATGGTCAGGGGCAGCGGAGGTGAGGAGTTAGCAGTCATCGCCCTGGTTGGGTTGGGTTTTGGGGCTTGGGCCGGATGGTCCTTGGGCTCAAGAGGGGAAGGGAGTTGAGCCCAAATTACTTGGGTGGGCCTGTGCTGTGTAAGCAGTAACTGGGCTTTGAGCCCAAGAGAGAAGGCATTGCAAGATTGGAAAATAGGGGGAAAATTCAGTGTTCGTGTTGGTGACTGCGATCGATTGATAACTGACTAAACTGAGACGATAATTTCAGTGTAAAAACTGCAAATTCAGTGAACTGAGAGAAGACTGTTTTTGTCGTTTTATTATGCAACAAGAACGCAATCTAACGACGaccaaagtaaaataaaataaaatcaacgcGCTTTTGTTGTGAGCTGTCAAGCTCAAGTGGCTAGGCGTGCAGAGCAAACAGCCTCTGCGATCTGCATGGTCAGAAGACCAAAACtgaatactactccctccatttcacaatgtaaatcattgtagcatttctcacatttatattggtgttaatgaatctagataatgagaaatgctagaatgacttatattatgaaatggaggatgTAAAACATAAGAAACGACCCGTATTGTTGCAGGAAAAGATCATTTGGTATGCTGCACAAATGGAATGAATAAATCAAGTACTAATGGTCCCATTATGCTaataaactaaaattttaatttcaaaacctaattttgaagttgattttgtattttttttaattgtagtttattttacaacatttacTTTTGTATCACTAAGGAtaagtatataaaagttttacttataacttcttttttctaataagcGGTATGAATAAGCAGAGGATAAACGAAACGATGGGGGTCCTTAGTCCAAGAGAAGCAAATATAGTTGAGTGCACATTTAGGCTTATGTTTCTTTCATGCCACAAAAGTAAAGTTTTATATCCTAACATGACATCCATACACcatcatcagaattcagaaaggAACCCAAAACAACAAAAGGAATGCCAATCTCCATTCTCTGATAGTTGCATTTGCGCATGCACTGCTTTTCTATTCTTTGGAtgataatctgaaaaaaaaaaaatctccttttgttgtttctctttttttttttgttctagtgGCCACCCCAACAATTGCAAGCTTTGGTTGGGCAAAAGATGAAGATCGTCATCAATAATCTACACCGAATCTGAAAGAGGAGCCACTCGTTTGCTCCAAGTGTCAATCTCTAAGCAGGCCCCCCAAAACTGGCCTAATTTGCTTTTCATTGGCACTTAAAGTGCCAAGATTAGTGGATCATAAGAGCTCTTGGAACTTtcttatttgtatatatatggtgaaaaagTTCAGgcttcagaattcagagtgGGGTGTGAGTGTGTCAGTGTAATCATCCATTGGCCCATCAAAGAGCCTAATTTAGAGAGCTGGATGTGATGATCCAGTGACTTAGTATTGGAGCATCACACACATTGAGTAAACTTTCTGTAGTAAACTTAAATGCAAAAAGAAGATTGAAAATTGACACAGCTAACTCTGAAAATTtcagtttcagactttcagtgtGGGTGTGAGTGactgaaatatttttcaggCGATGAATGAGATCAGGTCTAGCTAATGAAGCACGACTGTTTCTCAAGCCAacacaaatagaaacacaacTTAATCTCGTGTTATCcttcaaattaaataaaaaaatttaacttgaTTATGCTTTCCTTCCTTTCCTCTGAGATGGATCCAACTGTGTAACCTGGTGATGTCAATGCCAATCAAACCATGTCGCAGTGCATGCACGTATGTATCAGATTAGCAACAGACAAAACTAAAGTTGGCATATTGGTACATTCTCttttgcaaaataaataataaaaaataacttGGCTTGTACACACTGGTGACTGCGACCCTGAAAGAGAAAGAGATGTGATGGCCAAATCGAATTCCACTAATTAACGGTGCACACGCACTCACGCCTGAAAATTCATTCCATTCCAAGAAATTGGAATAGAGAATTGTTCTTGTCTGACAAAGCTGCAACTGCAATTGGGCGTCTCAGGATTCTGACTGTTACGTCTGAACCTTCATGTCCTGTTAGTTTCCGCATCAATTCCTGAACGAATGAATGACAGTGCTATCCACAACTCTGTAAATTGCAGTTACTACCAAGTAaatgtctgaactctgaatttaCAGTTACATATAAAGGCTGGTATGCTGATTGCTGAAAATATCAGATGACCATATTTTTGCAGTTATATGAACATGATTATGGATGGAGAAAAATGAGCATGTGTTACACGAAAGGAAAGAGGAAAAGACCATGTAGTAGTATTTCATTTGAGCACATGTTGCCCAAGTTCTCCGTGTATGGTCATGCAGATTGTGATCAATCATCAAGATTTTGGCCCACAATAATGCTCTTGCAAGATGACAAGGAAGATCATCAACCAATCTAATTTAATATAGGAATCATTACAAGGGAAGAAATGGAAATGTGAAATGTGCTGCCTCGTGTTAGGAGCTCAGGAATAGATAAGCTTAATCAGGCACTAATCCTGCTGCTAAGGCGGCTGTTAGCTGAATATTTTAGCTGATTAATTAAAATGGCTCAATACTACTCACTGTTACTACTACTTCGTCAGATGTGTATGACAGCAGGAGACAGAAGAAGAGATGGACTGTTAATTCTAACACGGATTTGACACCAACTGATCATGAACAAGTTGGCAATTCTATATATGCAAGGGAAACCTGATGGTAACTTTTTTAGATGATGACCTGATGGTAACTGGTAAATATCTTATCATTTGGGCCAGGCCAAtaggatatttatttattaattttggtTTTCACCTCTAGGATGAATTAATTTGTGACAGTAATATATGCGAGAGCTACTGCTAAAAGATTTTACTCCAGccgtctcttttttttcaagaaacattttttattcGGTATAAGAAAGTCGACGTCGCGTTGTGCtttgtttttattctttatATTAAGAGGTCCACATCGGGAGTGTTTATTTAATTTGGCATAACAACTGGGATTTGAGAGTTTAGACAGATACTTGTACGAACACAATTTTTATGTTTGTCACAAAAAACGACCTTTCAAATTATCTGGCTCCATCACCCATTTTTCCATCGTCCATGTCTATTTCGCATTTCGAACATTGCTAAATGTATAATTTCAGAGTAGTGTTCTATTTTAAGCCACTGCCTATTAAGATTATAGAATACAAAACAAAATTGGTTTTGAATTTATGATttcaaacaatttttttctGACAAAAATATATTTCCTTCTTGGTAGTGTTATTTTGGGAAGGTTGGGAACCCTTCTTCCTTGACACGTAAAGCAGAGCCGGAGAttattgcataattaattaagtatttgttaaAAAGA is a genomic window of Oryza glaberrima chromosome 7, OglaRS2, whole genome shotgun sequence containing:
- the LOC127780472 gene encoding receptor-like protein EIX1, whose protein sequence is NANQSLVHLNLTKLEMLDLSYNGLVGKFPQQLGSMTSLQVLDVSYNNLNKDLVMAGELNNLCSLEILDLTNKEITGDMTMLIDGLSSQCAARKKLLELHLSYNNFTGALPNSIRRFTSLRMLDISSNNLIGSIPPGIGDLTSLVSLDLSYNDISGHLPTEVMHLLSLASLDLSSNRLSGSIPAEIGVLTNLTSLVLRNNTFSGVIREEHFAGLISLKNIDLSSNYLKFSMDSDWLPPFRLESAWLASCQIGPLFPSWLQWQHKIIEFDISSTGLMGKIPDWFWSTFSQATYLDMSQNQISGSLPAHLGDMAFEQLYLSSNQFTGPIPPFPRKINVLDISNNSFSGTLPPHLEAPELQTLLMYSNRIGGNIPQSICELQLLGDIDLSGNLLVGEIPQCSEISYNFLLLSNNTLSGKFPAFLQNCTGLQFLDLAWNKFFGSLPAWIGDFRDLQILRLSHNTFSGSIPAGITNLLSLQYLDLSDNNISGAIPWHLSNLTGMTMKGFQPFSGASMSSGLVTVEVSGQFGEILLISTKGKQLPYGGGLQYFVGIDLSTNSLTGEIPPNITSLDALINLNLSSNQLSGEIPNKIGTLQSLESLDLSKNKLSGGIPSSLSSLAFLSYLNLSYNNLSGMIPSGRQLDTLSANDPSLMYIGNEGLCGPPLQKNCSRNYTFIHSSKQEFKPMTFYFGFGIGLVVGIWVVFCVLLFNKIWRIAYFRLFDKLYDRVYEFLVVSWSSLAREAAEE